The Triticum aestivum cultivar Chinese Spring chromosome 3A, IWGSC CS RefSeq v2.1, whole genome shotgun sequence genome includes a region encoding these proteins:
- the LOC123063333 gene encoding CASP-like protein 5B3 has product MKRVVESPGTWSGMALRLSQSVCAAASTFSMVSGFGYSNYSAFFYMNLALILQLLWSLGLAYKDIFALRNKKDLHTRDNLLIIVMVDWVVAIFMFSAACASASLTIFFMRDVNFCAAYSRLACRQFTLSVVLAFITWLLQAAYSFSGFWLLV; this is encoded by the exons ATGAAGCGCGTAGTGGAGAGCCCGGGGACATGGAGCGGCATGGCGCTGCGGCTGTCGCAGTCCGTCTGCGCCGCCGCGTCCACCTTCTCCATGGTCTCCGGCTTCGGCTACTCCAACTACAGCGCCTTCTT CTACATGAATCTAGCGTTGATCCTGCAGCTTTTGTGGAGCTTGGGCCTTGCTTATAAGGATATCTTTGCTCTAAGGAATAAAAAGGACCTTCACACCCGGGATAATCTATTGATCATTGTTATGGTTGACTGG GTCGTGGCAATTTTCATGTTCTCAGCAGCCTGTGCTTCCGCGAGCCTGACAATTTTCTTCATGCGGGATGTGAACTTCTGCGCGGCATACTCGCGGCTGGCCTGCCGGCAGTTCACGCTTTCGGTCGTCCTGGCGTTCATCACGTGGTTGTTGCAAGCTGCATATTCTTTCTCCGGGTTCTGGCTACTGGTTTGA